The Mycolicibacterium smegmatis genome has a window encoding:
- a CDS encoding ABC transporter permease, which translates to MRMGAFALVELQKLRHDRTELFTRMVQPALWLLIFGQTFSRLHVVDTGGVPYLAFLAPGIIAQSALFISIFYGIQIIWDRDAGILAKLMVTPAPASALVAGKAFAAGVRSVVQVIGVVALAYLMGIALTLNPLRILAAMGVVVLGAAFFACLSMTLAGLVRKRDRLMGIGQAITMPLFFASNALYPVDIMPTWLRWLSAVNPLSYEVNALRGLLIGTPTNWVLDITVLVAAAVLGVVAASALLRRLVR; encoded by the coding sequence ATGCGGATGGGTGCGTTCGCGCTCGTCGAACTCCAGAAGCTGCGTCATGACCGCACCGAGTTGTTCACCCGGATGGTCCAGCCCGCGCTGTGGCTGCTGATCTTCGGGCAGACCTTCAGCCGTCTGCACGTCGTCGACACCGGCGGCGTGCCGTACCTGGCGTTCCTGGCGCCCGGCATCATCGCGCAGTCGGCGCTGTTCATCTCGATCTTCTACGGCATCCAGATCATCTGGGACCGCGACGCGGGCATCCTCGCCAAGCTCATGGTCACGCCCGCGCCCGCCTCGGCGCTGGTCGCAGGCAAGGCCTTCGCGGCGGGCGTGCGCTCGGTGGTGCAGGTGATCGGCGTGGTGGCGCTGGCGTACCTGATGGGTATCGCCCTGACGCTCAACCCCCTGCGCATCCTGGCCGCCATGGGTGTGGTGGTGCTCGGCGCGGCGTTCTTCGCGTGCCTGTCCATGACGCTGGCCGGGCTGGTGCGCAAGCGTGACCGGCTCATGGGCATCGGGCAGGCCATCACGATGCCGCTGTTCTTCGCGTCGAACGCGCTGTACCCGGTGGACATCATGCCGACCTGGCTGCGCTGGCTGTCGGCGGTCAACCCGCTGAGCTACGAGGTCAACGCGCTGCGCGGGCTGTTGATCGGAACGCCCACCAATTGGGTACTCGACATCACCGTGCTGGTCGCCGCCGCGGTACTCGGTGTGGTGGCCGCGTCGGCACTGCTGCGCCGCCTGGTCCGATAA
- a CDS encoding MarR family winged helix-turn-helix transcriptional regulator, whose product MTETQRPLDTEVIGDLAGVIGRFRRQLRRATGGGFDAAGLTQSQGELLRLVGRKPGISVRESADELSLVPNTASTLVSRLVADGLLVKTADESDRRVGRLWLTPRAQRIADESRAARRAALSDVLAKLDDDQIEHLAKGLDVLAELTRLLQERDS is encoded by the coding sequence GTGACCGAAACGCAGCGCCCACTCGACACCGAGGTGATCGGCGACCTGGCAGGTGTCATCGGCCGGTTCCGCAGACAGCTGCGGCGCGCCACGGGAGGCGGGTTCGACGCCGCGGGGCTCACCCAGTCCCAAGGCGAACTGCTGCGCCTCGTCGGCCGCAAACCCGGCATCTCGGTGCGTGAATCCGCCGACGAGCTGAGCCTGGTCCCCAACACCGCATCGACACTGGTGTCACGCCTGGTCGCCGACGGTCTGCTGGTCAAGACCGCCGACGAGTCGGATCGACGGGTCGGCAGGCTCTGGCTCACGCCACGGGCCCAGCGCATCGCCGACGAATCACGCGCTGCGCGCCGCGCCGCGCTCTCCGACGTCCTCGCCAAGCTCGACGACGACCAGATCGAGCACCTGGCAAAAGGTTTGGACGTCCTGGCCGAGCTGACGCGGCTGCTGCAGGAAAGGGACTCATGA
- a CDS encoding ATP-binding cassette domain-containing protein, giving the protein MTDHMPEPTLPDRTPAIDCDGLTHRYGQFTAVEDLTLQVRAGETLGLLGPNGAGKTTAVRVLTTLTPVQQGRVRIFGLDTRTHTMDIRHNIGYVPQQLSIEAALTGRQNVELFARLYDVPRSERADRVAAALEAMQLLDVADTVAGTYSGGMVRRLELAQALVNRPLLLILDEPTVGLDPIARDSVWTQVRAMQAEFGMTVLLTTHYMGEADALCDRVALMHHGRLQAVGSPDELKRAVSSQASDDAGETTLEDVFRHYAGSDLEGGADPRRSGLGEVRSTRRTARRVS; this is encoded by the coding sequence ATGACCGACCACATGCCCGAACCGACGCTTCCCGATCGAACGCCGGCCATCGACTGTGACGGGCTGACCCACCGCTATGGGCAGTTCACCGCGGTCGAGGACCTGACGCTGCAGGTGCGCGCAGGCGAGACCCTGGGCCTGCTCGGCCCCAACGGCGCGGGCAAGACCACCGCGGTACGGGTCCTGACGACGCTGACCCCGGTGCAGCAGGGCCGGGTGCGGATTTTCGGGCTCGATACGCGTACGCACACCATGGACATCCGGCACAACATCGGCTATGTCCCGCAGCAGCTCTCGATCGAGGCGGCGCTGACCGGCAGGCAGAACGTCGAGTTGTTCGCGCGGCTGTACGACGTGCCGCGGTCCGAGCGCGCAGACCGGGTGGCCGCCGCGCTCGAGGCCATGCAGTTGCTCGACGTCGCCGACACCGTCGCGGGCACGTATTCGGGCGGCATGGTGCGCCGCCTCGAGTTGGCGCAGGCCCTGGTGAACCGGCCTCTGCTGCTGATCCTCGACGAGCCGACCGTCGGCCTGGATCCCATCGCGCGCGACAGCGTGTGGACCCAGGTGCGCGCCATGCAGGCCGAGTTCGGCATGACGGTCCTGCTCACCACGCACTACATGGGCGAGGCCGATGCGTTGTGCGACCGCGTCGCGCTCATGCACCACGGCCGGTTGCAGGCCGTCGGCTCGCCCGACGAGCTCAAGCGGGCCGTATCGAGCCAGGCATCGGACGACGCCGGGGAGACCACGCTCGAAGACGTGTTCCGCCACTACGCGGGCTCGGATCTCGAGGGCGGCGCCGATCCGCGCCGCTCCGGTCTGGGTGAGGTCCGCTCGACCAGGAGGACGGCGCGCCGTGTCAGTTGA